A window of Selenomonas ruminantium subsp. lactilytica TAM6421 contains these coding sequences:
- the rpsO gene encoding 30S ribosomal protein S15, with protein sequence MLTQEAKQEIMQKYAVHEGDTGSPEVQIAVLTARIQYLTDHLKEHKKDHHSRRGLLKMVGHRRRLLSYLYKKDIERYRSIIAKLGIRATIG encoded by the coding sequence ATGTTGACTCAGGAAGCAAAACAGGAAATCATGCAGAAGTATGCCGTTCACGAAGGTGACACGGGTTCTCCGGAAGTACAGATCGCTGTACTGACCGCTCGCATTCAGTACCTCACGGATCATCTGAAGGAGCACAAGAAGGACCATCATTCCCGTCGTGGCCTGCTGAAGATGGTTGGTCATCGCCGCCGTCTCCTCAGCTACCTCTACAAGAAGGACATCGAGCGTTATCGTTCCATCATCGCTAAGCTCGGCATCCGCGCTACGATCGGCTAA